In a genomic window of Methanorbis rubei:
- a CDS encoding tetratricopeptide repeat protein translates to MGLFDRIKKTESSKDTKAAESARYYSDAISYLRYDRYNDALWSLDKAITADPNNAPAWNDKGRILARFGRRDEAVLCYDKAIELRPTSAVYYHNKGDTLASFGENEAADICFTEALKHEPDNVVYLTSHARMLAAAKNYKQADAVMTRVCELEPRAPEHWFNRATMLYEAGKLEDAIACYSAVIEIAPGHAVSYFNCGNAYRELENYEKAVYYYDRALKYDRTMTGAMNNKGLSLSLLGKHLEAYDCFRRVLIALPKAPDIWYNKGYELLMLGEKSDAVEAFNTALSHCTEKDAELITRIQTEKHKAETA, encoded by the coding sequence ATGGGACTCTTTGACCGGATCAAAAAGACCGAAAGCAGCAAAGACACAAAAGCTGCAGAGTCGGCTCGATACTACAGCGACGCAATCTCTTACCTTCGGTACGACCGATACAACGACGCCTTGTGGAGTCTGGACAAAGCAATTACCGCAGACCCAAACAATGCTCCTGCATGGAACGACAAAGGACGAATCCTTGCAAGGTTCGGCAGACGTGACGAAGCAGTTCTCTGCTATGACAAAGCAATAGAACTGCGGCCAACAAGCGCAGTCTACTATCACAACAAAGGCGACACGCTCGCATCATTTGGAGAAAACGAAGCAGCCGACATATGTTTCACCGAGGCTCTGAAGCATGAACCTGACAACGTCGTCTACCTCACGAGCCACGCACGAATGCTTGCCGCCGCGAAAAACTACAAACAGGCGGACGCAGTCATGACCCGTGTCTGCGAACTTGAACCGCGGGCTCCCGAACACTGGTTCAACCGGGCAACAATGCTCTACGAAGCAGGAAAACTCGAAGATGCCATCGCCTGCTACTCAGCAGTCATCGAGATTGCTCCGGGACACGCAGTGAGCTACTTCAACTGCGGAAACGCGTACCGCGAGCTTGAAAATTATGAAAAAGCCGTCTACTACTATGATCGCGCCCTCAAATATGACCGGACCATGACCGGAGCCATGAACAACAAAGGGCTCTCGCTCAGTCTTCTGGGAAAACATCTTGAAGCCTACGACTGTTTCCGCCGTGTGCTTATCGCACTGCCGAAGGCTCCTGACATCTGGTACAACAAAGGCTACGAACTTCTGATGCTTGGCGAAAAATCCGACGCAGTCGAAGCATTCAACACCGCCCTCTCCCACTGCACGGAAAAAGACGCAGAGCTCATCACACGCATTCAGACAGAAAAACACAAAGCCGAAACGGCCTGA
- a CDS encoding DUF2115 domain-containing protein — translation MGFWNRSGAAVVTRSVDWEALCVLSRKGELLAALKIAGASFTPDDLEEMLARYAKKLAYVPKDYADALLDSARVQIVDGYHRMMTAELADVHANMRLFGSWKEFARDASVRTTGKRLAVLKYLIAAYTMYIADSPAHPVGTPFPGGYAVELHEGVYYCPVRAVQGEVDATLCRFCPAVQSRERDLVLTKEQREFVERGEKLDNYFFNYHG, via the coding sequence GTGGGGTTCTGGAACCGCTCAGGAGCGGCGGTTGTGACCAGAAGCGTTGACTGGGAAGCATTGTGCGTCCTCTCACGCAAAGGCGAGCTGCTTGCTGCGCTGAAGATTGCAGGAGCTTCGTTCACGCCTGATGACTTGGAAGAGATGCTTGCCAGATATGCGAAGAAACTTGCCTATGTTCCGAAAGATTATGCAGACGCACTGCTTGACTCTGCCCGCGTCCAGATTGTTGACGGTTATCACCGCATGATGACCGCCGAACTTGCAGACGTTCATGCAAACATGCGTCTGTTTGGGTCATGGAAGGAGTTTGCCCGTGATGCCTCGGTCCGGACCACAGGAAAGCGGCTTGCCGTTCTCAAGTATCTCATCGCTGCCTACACGATGTATATCGCAGACTCTCCCGCTCATCCGGTAGGAACCCCGTTTCCGGGCGGCTACGCGGTTGAGCTGCACGAAGGCGTTTACTACTGCCCGGTCCGTGCGGTGCAGGGCGAGGTTGACGCAACGCTTTGCAGATTCTGTCCTGCGGTGCAGAGTCGTGAACGCGACCTCGTGCTGACCAAGGAACAGCGGGAGTTTGTCGAGCGCGGGGAAAAGCTGGACAACTACTTTTTCAATTATCATGGATAA
- a CDS encoding Tex family protein yields the protein MILSSGPGSTRLCRKVADSLSLSEESVTAVASLFGGGATVPFIARYRKEATGSLDEVAIASVRDALIRIKQVDDRRGTILSSLRERKILTADLQNKLLSADTVAEIEDIYLPFRPKRQTRASVARDRGLEPLAAVLRMQDPRLSPSVAAATFLSDAVPTAANALAGARDILAEEISESADVRGMIRGIFAGSAHLSSDVIKGKAEDASVYAGYFAWDELVTRAASHRILAVMRGEREGVLRLHLAPPEDAVLKSLHTQVVTGRGEASAEVASAATDAYRRLILPSLEREFFNTVKERADTEAIAVFADNLRHLLLAAPAGEKRVLAIDPGYRTGCKLVCLDATGNVVETGVIYPQTNPSAARATLMQLSKTHAVDIIAVGNGTAGRETEKFVRGITFGRPLPVLLTSECGASVYSASAEARREFPDLDITLRGAVSIGRRVQDPLAELVKIDPKSLGVGQYQHDVDQNRLAAKLADIVEQVVNSVGVNLNTASASLLSYVSGIGPSLAEKIVVYRTTNGPFKNRNELLNVPGIGPKTFEQAAGFLRIIGGDNPLDMTGVHPERYPLVERMAKDLGVSAGRLAGAPELLKRIEPEKYVSENCGLVTITDIIDELGNPGRDIRITGEEEFSFDQSVHELTDLTEGMVLPGVVTNVTAFGAFVDVGVHQDGLVHISELAVRFVAHPSEVVSVGKQVRVMILSVDHARSRVSMSIKRVL from the coding sequence ATGATCCTCTCCTCAGGACCTGGTTCAACTCGTCTCTGCCGAAAAGTTGCTGACTCTCTATCACTTTCTGAAGAGTCCGTAACAGCAGTTGCATCACTTTTTGGCGGCGGTGCGACCGTTCCTTTCATCGCCAGATATCGAAAAGAGGCAACCGGTTCTCTTGACGAAGTCGCCATCGCTTCAGTGCGCGACGCATTAATTCGCATCAAACAGGTGGATGACCGCCGCGGCACCATCCTCAGTTCGCTGCGTGAACGAAAAATACTGACCGCAGACCTGCAAAATAAACTGCTCTCAGCTGATACCGTCGCAGAAATTGAAGATATCTACCTCCCGTTCCGACCCAAACGCCAGACCCGTGCAAGTGTTGCACGAGACCGCGGGCTTGAACCGCTCGCAGCAGTCCTCAGAATGCAGGACCCGCGACTTTCTCCGTCTGTTGCTGCCGCAACATTTCTCTCTGATGCCGTGCCGACCGCAGCAAATGCCCTTGCCGGCGCACGCGATATCCTTGCCGAAGAGATCTCTGAAAGTGCGGACGTCCGCGGCATGATTCGCGGAATCTTTGCAGGCTCCGCACACCTTTCGTCCGATGTCATCAAAGGAAAAGCCGAAGACGCCTCAGTCTATGCCGGATACTTTGCCTGGGACGAACTCGTCACCAGAGCCGCATCACACCGCATCCTTGCGGTCATGCGCGGAGAACGCGAAGGCGTTCTCCGCCTGCATCTTGCGCCGCCCGAAGATGCCGTCCTCAAATCCCTGCACACCCAGGTGGTGACTGGTCGCGGCGAAGCATCAGCCGAGGTCGCGTCGGCAGCAACCGATGCCTACCGAAGGTTAATCCTCCCCTCGCTCGAACGCGAGTTCTTCAACACCGTCAAAGAGCGTGCAGACACCGAAGCAATCGCTGTGTTTGCCGATAACCTCCGCCATCTCCTCCTCGCAGCACCTGCCGGAGAAAAACGGGTGCTTGCCATTGATCCCGGATACCGGACCGGCTGTAAACTCGTCTGCCTTGACGCAACCGGAAACGTGGTTGAGACCGGCGTCATCTATCCGCAGACCAACCCTTCAGCCGCCAGAGCCACGCTGATGCAGCTCTCAAAAACCCACGCGGTTGACATCATTGCTGTCGGCAACGGAACCGCGGGCCGAGAAACGGAAAAATTCGTCCGCGGCATCACGTTCGGCAGGCCGCTGCCTGTGCTTCTCACGAGCGAGTGCGGCGCATCTGTTTACTCGGCGTCAGCTGAGGCGAGACGTGAGTTCCCTGACCTTGACATCACGCTTCGCGGCGCTGTCTCTATCGGACGCCGCGTGCAGGACCCTCTCGCCGAACTCGTCAAGATCGATCCGAAATCCCTGGGCGTCGGTCAGTACCAGCATGATGTTGATCAGAACCGGCTTGCCGCAAAACTTGCCGACATCGTGGAACAGGTCGTGAACTCGGTCGGCGTAAACCTCAACACCGCAAGCGCTTCCCTGCTCTCTTATGTCTCAGGCATCGGTCCTTCGCTTGCGGAAAAAATTGTTGTCTACCGAACAACAAACGGCCCGTTCAAAAACCGGAATGAACTTCTGAATGTTCCTGGGATCGGGCCAAAAACATTTGAACAGGCGGCAGGATTCCTCAGGATCATTGGCGGCGACAACCCGCTTGATATGACTGGCGTTCACCCGGAGCGGTATCCTCTTGTGGAACGGATGGCAAAAGACCTCGGCGTGTCTGCAGGCAGACTCGCAGGCGCTCCCGAACTTCTCAAACGCATCGAGCCGGAAAAATATGTGAGCGAAAACTGCGGGCTTGTTACCATCACTGATATCATCGATGAGCTGGGAAACCCGGGCCGCGACATCCGCATCACCGGCGAGGAAGAGTTCTCGTTCGACCAGTCGGTTCATGAACTCACCGACCTTACTGAAGGCATGGTGCTGCCCGGCGTTGTGACCAACGTGACCGCGTTCGGCGCATTTGTGGACGTGGGCGTTCATCAGGACGGGCTTGTGCATATCAGCGAGCTTGCCGTCAGATTTGTTGCGCATCCGTCCGAGGTTGTTTCAGTCGGCAAACAGGTTCGCGTGATGATCCTCTCGGTTGATCATGCCCGTAGCCGCGTCAGTATGAGCATCAAGCGGGTGCTATAA
- the yciH gene encoding stress response translation initiation inhibitor YciH, giving the protein MNSGICPKCGLPKELCICEEVAKEQQRITVKVSKRRYGKEVTVVDGLDPYEIDLEDLSKFLKGRLACGGTVKENSIELQGNHRDRVKELLTTRGYSIDNIS; this is encoded by the coding sequence ATGAATAGTGGCATCTGCCCGAAATGTGGTTTACCAAAAGAACTCTGTATTTGTGAAGAAGTCGCAAAGGAACAGCAAAGAATCACCGTGAAAGTAAGCAAGAGACGGTACGGCAAAGAGGTCACCGTTGTTGACGGCCTTGATCCGTATGAAATCGATCTTGAGGATCTCTCCAAGTTCCTCAAAGGCCGGCTTGCCTGCGGAGGGACGGTCAAGGAAAACTCCATTGAGCTTCAGGGCAACCACCGTGACCGGGTCAAGGAACTTTTAACGACCCGCGGATACAGCATCGATAATATCAGCTGA